In Equus caballus isolate H_3958 breed thoroughbred chromosome 25, TB-T2T, whole genome shotgun sequence, one DNA window encodes the following:
- the PPP3R2 gene encoding calcineurin subunit B type 2, with amino-acid sequence MGNEASYPEEMCSQFDHDEIKRLSKRFKKLDLDNSGSLSVDEFLSLPQLQRNPLAKRVIDVFDTDGNGVVDFKEFIVGTSQFSVKGSEEQKLRFAFSIYDMDKDGYISNGELFQVLKLMVGDDTLTDWELQEVVDKTIICLDTDGDGKISYEEFSAVVRGLEIHKNLVVAV; translated from the coding sequence atGGGGAATGAGGCCAGTTACCCGGAGGAAATGTGCTCCCAGTTTGACCATGATGAAATTAAAAGGCTGAGCAAGAGGTTTAAGAAGCTGGACTTGGACAATTCGGGCTCTCTGAGCGTGGATGAGTTCCTGTCGCTGCCCCAGCTGCAGCGGAATCCGTTGGCGAAGAGAGTGATCGACGTCTTCGACACCGACGGCAATGGCGTAGTGGACTTCAAGGAATTCATCGTGGGGACCTCCCAGTTCAGTGTCAAGGGCAGCGAGGAGCAGAAGCTAAGGTTTGCTTTCAGCATCTACGACATGGACAAAGACGGCTACATTTCCAACGGAGAGCTCTTCCAGGTGCTGAAGTTGATGGTGGGGGACGACACCCTGACAGACTGGGAGTTACAGGAGGTCGTCGACAAAACCATCATCTGCCTGGATACAGACGGCGATGGGAAAATATCCTACGAGGAATTCAGCGCTGTGGTCCGAGGCCTGGAGATCCACAAGAACTTGGTGGTGGctgtgtga